Proteins encoded by one window of Channa argus isolate prfri chromosome 1, Channa argus male v1.0, whole genome shotgun sequence:
- the irx4b gene encoding iroquois-class homeodomain protein IRX-4b isoform X1 — protein MLWMSSRVCAPGFASLILFEPWRTHSWDTRTPPHRSCLEPGSPPSHPVLRSPGHQLTSGTGIGVYSGPFPKSQGYYNTCTSDAAALYSRGPLDPKDEAASLGTSQTPAYYAYEYTFGQYPYDRFGYSCSDGTSRRKNATRETTSTLKAWLHEHQKNPYPTKGEKIMLAIITRMTLTQVSTWFANARRRLKKENKVTWSPRACKSSDDQGHDDDREEVEKPLKSDKDLPDQQCADLQSDLEDFDLLESDASDCEPKPEFLQEDNDTKPSTDIPHGHLTHNSEPLHGKDRLSPDCPKLTPVQHRHNSFYPNADIRSTETKPKIWSIAHTAASLDVSLQPEYPSCMLSSTGSSSHVYPSNMGLTKAEGQQESPVTTLREWVDGVFHDSPFQHHRTAEVWNGLSDAATDNRTSGQSFEMVRSASSL, from the exons GTACTCCACCACACCGCAG TTGTCTGGAGCCCGGATCTCCTCCGTCCCACCCGGTGCTGCGCTCGCCGGGTCATCAGCTCACCTCTGGCACCGGCATCGGGGTCTACAGCGGCCCTTTTCCAAAGAGCCAAGGTTACTATAATACCTGCACCAGCGACGCCGCGGCTCTCTATTCCAGA GGTCCCCTAGATCCCAAAGACGAAGCTGCATCTTTGGGGACGTCTCAGACTCCTGCCTACTATGCTTACGAATACACTTTTGGACAATATCCCTATGACAGATTTGG GTATTCCTGCTCAGATGGTACTTCCCGTCGTAAAAATGCCACCCGAGAGACCACCAGCACCCTGAAGGCTTGGCTGCATGAGCACCAAAAGAATCCTTACCCCACAAAAGGAGAGAAGATAATGCTTGCTATTATTACCAGAATGACCCTTACACAG GTGTCTACATGGTTTGCCAATGCTCGCAGGAGGCTTAAGAAGGAGAACAAGGTGACGTGGTCACCCCGGGCTTGTAAAAGCTCTGATGACCAAGGCCACGATGATGACAGGGAGGAAGTGGAGAAGCCATTGAAGAGTGACAAAGACCTTCCTG ATCAACAGTGTGCAGACTTGCAGAGCGATCTTGAGGACTTCGACCTGCTAGAGTCGGATGCTTCTGACTGTGAACCGAAACCAGAATTCCTCCAAGAGGACAATGACACAAAGCCGAGCACAGACATTCCACATGGGCACCTTACACACAACTCAGAACCACTGCATGGAAAAGACAGATTGTCCCCAGATTGTCCTAAACTCACGCCGGTTCAACATCGACACAACTCCTTCTATCCTAATGCAGACATTCGAAGCACAGAGACTAAGCCAAAAATCTGGTCTATTGCTCACACTGCAGCGTCTCTGGATGTCAGCTTACAGCCAGAATACCCATCATGTATGCTGTCGTCGACCGGGTCCTCCTCTCATGTGTACCCATCAAATATGGGACTCACGAAGGCAGAGGGGCAACAGGAATCACCAGTCACCACACTCAGAGAATGGGTGGATGGAGTTTTCCATGATTCCCCATTCCAACACCACAGAACAGCTGAGGTGTGGAATGGCTTAAGTGATGCTGCAACAGACAACAGAACATCTGGACAGTCCTTTGAAATGGTTAGATCTGCATCGTCTTTGTAG
- the irx4b gene encoding iroquois-class homeodomain protein IRX-4b isoform X2 codes for MAYSQLGYTYSTTPQFLMSSSSLASCLEPGSPPSHPVLRSPGHQLTSGTGIGVYSGPFPKSQGYYNTCTSDAAALYSRGPLDPKDEAASLGTSQTPAYYAYEYTFGQYPYDRFGYSCSDGTSRRKNATRETTSTLKAWLHEHQKNPYPTKGEKIMLAIITRMTLTQVSTWFANARRRLKKENKVTWSPRACKSSDDQGHDDDREEVEKPLKSDKDLPDQQCADLQSDLEDFDLLESDASDCEPKPEFLQEDNDTKPSTDIPHGHLTHNSEPLHGKDRLSPDCPKLTPVQHRHNSFYPNADIRSTETKPKIWSIAHTAASLDVSLQPEYPSCMLSSTGSSSHVYPSNMGLTKAEGQQESPVTTLREWVDGVFHDSPFQHHRTAEVWNGLSDAATDNRTSGQSFEMVRSASSL; via the exons GTACTCCACCACACCGCAG TTTTTGATGAGCTCCAGCTCTTTGGCCAGTTGTCTGGAGCCCGGATCTCCTCCGTCCCACCCGGTGCTGCGCTCGCCGGGTCATCAGCTCACCTCTGGCACCGGCATCGGGGTCTACAGCGGCCCTTTTCCAAAGAGCCAAGGTTACTATAATACCTGCACCAGCGACGCCGCGGCTCTCTATTCCAGA GGTCCCCTAGATCCCAAAGACGAAGCTGCATCTTTGGGGACGTCTCAGACTCCTGCCTACTATGCTTACGAATACACTTTTGGACAATATCCCTATGACAGATTTGG GTATTCCTGCTCAGATGGTACTTCCCGTCGTAAAAATGCCACCCGAGAGACCACCAGCACCCTGAAGGCTTGGCTGCATGAGCACCAAAAGAATCCTTACCCCACAAAAGGAGAGAAGATAATGCTTGCTATTATTACCAGAATGACCCTTACACAG GTGTCTACATGGTTTGCCAATGCTCGCAGGAGGCTTAAGAAGGAGAACAAGGTGACGTGGTCACCCCGGGCTTGTAAAAGCTCTGATGACCAAGGCCACGATGATGACAGGGAGGAAGTGGAGAAGCCATTGAAGAGTGACAAAGACCTTCCTG ATCAACAGTGTGCAGACTTGCAGAGCGATCTTGAGGACTTCGACCTGCTAGAGTCGGATGCTTCTGACTGTGAACCGAAACCAGAATTCCTCCAAGAGGACAATGACACAAAGCCGAGCACAGACATTCCACATGGGCACCTTACACACAACTCAGAACCACTGCATGGAAAAGACAGATTGTCCCCAGATTGTCCTAAACTCACGCCGGTTCAACATCGACACAACTCCTTCTATCCTAATGCAGACATTCGAAGCACAGAGACTAAGCCAAAAATCTGGTCTATTGCTCACACTGCAGCGTCTCTGGATGTCAGCTTACAGCCAGAATACCCATCATGTATGCTGTCGTCGACCGGGTCCTCCTCTCATGTGTACCCATCAAATATGGGACTCACGAAGGCAGAGGGGCAACAGGAATCACCAGTCACCACACTCAGAGAATGGGTGGATGGAGTTTTCCATGATTCCCCATTCCAACACCACAGAACAGCTGAGGTGTGGAATGGCTTAAGTGATGCTGCAACAGACAACAGAACATCTGGACAGTCCTTTGAAATGGTTAGATCTGCATCGTCTTTGTAG
- the ndufs6 gene encoding NADH dehydrogenase [ubiquinone] iron-sulfur protein 6, mitochondrial isoform X2: MAATVGRVLSFSKNAKLLVSPSRLSAVPAHRYSLEVAKTGEPITHTGQVNKNFAIKLVAEEQVKDIEDRVVSCDGGGGALGHPKVYINLDKDTKVGTCGYCGLQFKQKHHH; encoded by the exons ATGGCGGCCACGGTGGGTAGAGTTCTGTCCTTCAGTAAAAATGCTAAGCTGCTTGTTTCACCTTCGAGGTTGTCTGCTGTACCTGCTCACCGTTACAGCTTAGAGGTTGCTAAAACTGGTGAGCCTATCACTCACACCGGCCAG GTGAATAAGAACTTTGCTATCAAGTTGGTGGCAGAGGAGCAAGTAAAGGATATTGAGGACAGAGTTGTGTCCTGTgatggaggtggaggagctCTGGGCCATCCCAAAGTCTACATCAACCTG GATAAAGACACAAAAGTGGGCACATGCGGCTACTGTGGATTACAATTCAAGCAAAAGCATCATcactaa
- the ndufs6 gene encoding NADH dehydrogenase [ubiquinone] iron-sulfur protein 6, mitochondrial isoform X1, translating to MAATVGRVLSFSKNAKLLVSPSRLSAVPAHRYSLEVAKTGEPITHTGQVFDEKDPRRARFIGRQKEVNKNFAIKLVAEEQVKDIEDRVVSCDGGGGALGHPKVYINLDKDTKVGTCGYCGLQFKQKHHH from the exons ATGGCGGCCACGGTGGGTAGAGTTCTGTCCTTCAGTAAAAATGCTAAGCTGCTTGTTTCACCTTCGAGGTTGTCTGCTGTACCTGCTCACCGTTACAGCTTAGAGGTTGCTAAAACTGGTGAGCCTATCACTCACACCGGCCAG GTGTTTGATGAAAAAGATCCTAGGAGAGCCAGATTCATTGGCAGACAGAAAGAG GTGAATAAGAACTTTGCTATCAAGTTGGTGGCAGAGGAGCAAGTAAAGGATATTGAGGACAGAGTTGTGTCCTGTgatggaggtggaggagctCTGGGCCATCCCAAAGTCTACATCAACCTG GATAAAGACACAAAAGTGGGCACATGCGGCTACTGTGGATTACAATTCAAGCAAAAGCATCATcactaa